In Natronoarchaeum philippinense, a single window of DNA contains:
- the gfcR gene encoding transcriptional regulator GfcR, translated as MKNVDDLIDSAAELADRGLSKGEIADELNVSRETASWLVERSGAGAAAKTVSSPSPTTSGPDDIHVDWSAVGRDSKRLSHVGTAMADMLAKHGEDVDLTIGIEKAGAPLATVVARELDTDLGTYAPRKHQWEEGDMEDLGGTFSRNFAQIRDRECYVVDDTITSGTTMRETVEAIRDNGGEPVACIVLADKQGIDDIEGVPVYSLLNVISVAED; from the coding sequence ATGAAGAACGTCGACGATCTCATCGACAGCGCTGCGGAGCTCGCGGATCGCGGGCTCTCGAAGGGGGAGATCGCGGACGAGCTCAACGTCTCTCGCGAGACGGCGAGCTGGCTCGTGGAACGCAGCGGCGCGGGTGCCGCCGCCAAGACGGTCTCGTCGCCGAGCCCAACGACCAGCGGACCGGACGACATCCACGTCGACTGGAGCGCCGTCGGTCGGGACAGCAAGCGACTCTCCCACGTCGGGACGGCGATGGCCGACATGCTCGCCAAGCACGGCGAGGATGTCGACCTCACCATCGGGATCGAAAAAGCCGGCGCGCCGCTGGCGACGGTGGTTGCCCGCGAACTCGACACCGACCTCGGGACCTACGCCCCGCGCAAGCACCAGTGGGAGGAAGGCGACATGGAAGATCTCGGCGGCACCTTCTCGCGGAACTTCGCGCAGATCCGCGACCGGGAGTGCTACGTCGTCGACGACACGATCACCAGCGGGACGACGATGCGCGAGACCGTCGAAGCGATCCGAGACAACGGTGGCGAGCCCGTCGCGTGTATCGTGCTGGCCGACAAGCAGGGGATCGACGACATCGAGGGCGTGCCGGTCTACTCGCTTTTGAACGTCATCAGCGTCGCCGAGGACTGA
- a CDS encoding bifunctional 4-hydroxy-2-oxoglutarate aldolase/2-dehydro-3-deoxy-phosphogluconate aldolase, translating into MTLMSTHEDLQQLVDSGVIAVLRGVERDDVVDVADALIEGGVTTLEVTADTPGAMDSISDLADRYADRDDVLVGAGTVLDAETARAALLAGAEFVVSPSTHEDVIEMCNRYGAVVAPGVATPTEAVEAYQAGADVLKLFPASDLGPSFLSSVKGPLGQVPIVPTGGVGPDNAGEFIEAGAVAVGAGGSLIDDEAIAAGDFGVLTENAEELVAAVEDAK; encoded by the coding sequence GTGACGCTCATGAGCACGCACGAGGACCTGCAACAGCTCGTGGACAGCGGTGTGATCGCGGTACTGCGCGGCGTCGAGCGCGACGACGTCGTCGACGTGGCCGACGCCCTGATCGAGGGCGGCGTCACCACGCTGGAAGTCACCGCCGACACGCCGGGAGCGATGGACTCGATCAGCGATCTGGCCGACCGCTACGCCGACCGCGACGACGTGCTGGTCGGCGCCGGAACGGTGCTCGACGCCGAGACCGCGCGGGCCGCACTGCTCGCCGGTGCGGAGTTCGTCGTCAGCCCGAGCACCCACGAGGACGTCATCGAGATGTGCAACCGCTACGGCGCCGTCGTCGCGCCGGGCGTCGCAACGCCGACCGAAGCCGTCGAGGCGTATCAGGCCGGCGCGGACGTGCTGAAGCTGTTCCCCGCCTCCGATCTGGGCCCGAGCTTCCTCTCCAGCGTGAAGGGCCCGCTCGGTCAGGTGCCGATCGTCCCGACCGGCGGCGTCGGGCCGGACAACGCCGGCGAGTTCATCGAGGCCGGCGCCGTCGCGGTCGGCGCTGGCGGCTCGCTGATCGACGACGAAGCCATCGCAGCCGGCGACTTCGGCGTCCTGACCGAGAACGCCGAGGAACTGGTCGCGGCCGTCGAAGACGCCAAGTAG
- a CDS encoding DUF7110 family protein: MSTDNSSHVYRLHSTLELPLEDVHEFFEDAALPDGVEDVDITRRNNTLILKAVAKDKSISKYTPTAQLKASVTENRVYEEPEEVRRRASGPQWGDEEEEEPESELVEFAAFKGDRETVLQNTTLQYEMFLVLCDIAREAEKGTLTAITENDGDLEATRIVDGEERPSSIEVVEGAGDSDSQGGGVNWRDNKFIS, encoded by the coding sequence ATGTCAACAGATAATTCCAGCCACGTGTATCGACTTCACTCCACACTGGAACTGCCGCTCGAAGACGTTCACGAGTTCTTCGAAGATGCAGCACTTCCGGACGGCGTCGAAGACGTCGACATCACCCGCCGTAACAACACGCTCATTCTCAAAGCAGTCGCCAAAGACAAATCCATCAGCAAGTACACGCCGACGGCACAGCTCAAAGCGAGCGTCACCGAGAACCGCGTCTACGAAGAGCCCGAGGAGGTACGCCGCCGTGCCAGCGGCCCCCAGTGGGGCGACGAAGAAGAAGAGGAGCCCGAATCCGAACTCGTCGAGTTCGCCGCGTTCAAGGGCGACCGCGAGACGGTGCTCCAGAACACGACGCTGCAGTACGAGATGTTCCTCGTACTCTGTGACATCGCCCGCGAGGCAGAGAAGGGCACGCTCACTGCGATCACCGAGAACGACGGCGATCTGGAGGCGACCCGCATCGTCGACGGCGAGGAGCGCCCCAGTTCGATCGAGGTCGTCGAGGGCGCCGGCGACTCCGACTCGCAGGGCGGCGGCGTCAACTGGCGCGACAACAAGTTCATCAGCTAG
- a CDS encoding RidA family protein, with protein MTRRTIAPDGLADSEPHHFSPGVVADGTLYVSGQVGTDENGRYVGDDIESQARQAFANVETLLAAVDRDLDDIVKVTSYVVDIRERYDDYHAVYRETFPERPFPCHTALGVESLASEDPIVEIEVEVPVDEAAL; from the coding sequence ATGACACGACGAACCATTGCGCCGGACGGACTCGCCGACTCGGAGCCACACCACTTCAGCCCGGGCGTCGTCGCAGACGGGACGCTGTACGTCTCGGGGCAGGTCGGGACCGACGAGAACGGCCGCTACGTCGGCGACGACATCGAATCACAGGCGCGACAGGCGTTTGCCAACGTCGAGACGCTGCTCGCAGCCGTCGACAGGGATCTCGACGACATCGTCAAGGTGACGAGTTACGTCGTCGACATCCGCGAGCGGTACGACGACTACCACGCGGTCTACCGGGAGACGTTCCCCGAGCGACCGTTTCCCTGTCACACGGCGCTCGGCGTCGAGAGTCTGGCGAGCGAGGATCCGATCGTCGAGATCGAAGTCGAGGTGCCGGTGGACGAAGCAGCGCTCTAG
- a CDS encoding phosphoadenosine phosphosulfate reductase family protein, translating into MAQTDSFPEYVDVDYSAGEGEDPEDYPSVQDKIEKAIEVTREGLEAYENPAVMWTGGKDSTLTLYFIKEVAEKYDLEVPPAVFIDHYQHFDEIHDFVDRWADEWDLDVVYARNEDVGEYVEANDLEPGDDIPVDALSEHNQHHIREILEYEEEDFPFLLDTYVGNHLLKTVALNDALEEYDIDGVISGVRWDEQEARADETFFSPRHDPDIYPPHDRIQPILQFDEAAVWDAFWHFAVPDTVDEYPDDGYVPEADDDLPNGLGQDDIPVSPKYFAGFRSLGSEVSTEKTTAEPAWLQDLDDTTERAGRAQDKEDLMERLRDLGYM; encoded by the coding sequence ATGGCGCAGACAGACAGCTTCCCCGAGTACGTCGACGTCGACTACAGCGCCGGAGAGGGCGAGGATCCCGAGGATTACCCCTCCGTGCAGGACAAGATCGAGAAGGCGATCGAGGTCACCCGCGAGGGGCTCGAAGCCTACGAGAACCCCGCGGTCATGTGGACCGGCGGGAAGGACTCGACGCTGACGCTGTACTTCATCAAGGAGGTCGCCGAGAAGTACGACCTCGAAGTGCCGCCCGCGGTCTTCATCGACCACTACCAGCACTTCGACGAGATCCACGACTTCGTCGACCGCTGGGCCGACGAGTGGGACCTCGATGTCGTCTACGCCCGCAACGAGGACGTTGGCGAGTACGTCGAGGCGAACGACCTCGAACCCGGCGACGACATCCCCGTCGACGCCCTCTCGGAGCACAACCAGCACCACATCCGAGAGATTCTCGAGTACGAGGAAGAGGACTTCCCGTTCCTGCTCGACACCTACGTCGGCAACCACCTGCTCAAGACGGTGGCGCTCAACGACGCCCTCGAAGAGTACGACATCGACGGCGTCATCTCCGGCGTCCGCTGGGACGAGCAGGAGGCCCGCGCCGACGAGACGTTCTTCAGCCCGCGCCACGACCCCGACATCTACCCGCCCCACGACCGCATCCAGCCCATCCTGCAGTTCGACGAGGCCGCGGTCTGGGACGCCTTCTGGCACTTCGCCGTGCCGGACACGGTCGACGAGTACCCCGACGACGGCTACGTCCCCGAAGCCGACGACGACCTGCCAAACGGCCTCGGTCAGGACGACATCCCCGTCTCGCCGAAGTACTTCGCCGGCTTCCGCTCGCTGGGGAGCGAGGTCAGCACCGAGAAGACGACCGCCGAACCTGCGTGGCTGCAGGATCTCGACGACACGACCGAACGCGCCGGCCGCGCCCAGGACAAAGAGGACCTGATGGAGCGCCTGCGCGACCTCGGCTACATGTGA
- a CDS encoding outer membrane protein assembly factor BamB family protein has product MSRLSKDENELSRRRILSGSAVTALALLAGCTSSEDSPTSGTPTPTSEEPTETPDAGGDETTDPTARTIEGPINDVPLFGYTQARTGARPDQSGPTSGVEIYWSADLNGNAASAPTVKEGTVFVGTNQGTGSDSGHRYAFDARNGSNEWTVKGGPVWTPPTVGEDVVYFQDPILTAVNIADGSKLWEFNTHTASTTPLLLDNAVLTGGIYSVDAQSGDENWYESLGRSEGIASYAAVNDQIYASSQEGIQALNPSDGSVNWTYELEDTQSVTGVAVNNGSIYVGTGSTYTGSDPKLYSISTSDGTEEWVVEPPGYITNQITVADDQLFYYCRQQAMIAATNAGDGSLQWTKEHGRGRSPNTVPVVVGDIVYAAMDDTLYAFSTDGVERFSVEIGGILNTPTVAGDGIYVTDRNGKLYALA; this is encoded by the coding sequence ATGTCACGTCTTTCAAAAGACGAAAACGAACTTTCGAGGCGGAGGATTCTCTCTGGATCTGCTGTTACAGCTCTTGCACTACTCGCGGGATGTACAAGTAGTGAAGACTCCCCAACATCTGGAACTCCTACGCCAACCTCGGAGGAACCAACGGAGACGCCAGACGCTGGTGGTGATGAAACAACGGACCCCACTGCTCGAACTATTGAGGGGCCGATCAATGATGTCCCACTCTTCGGATACACACAGGCCCGAACAGGAGCGCGGCCAGATCAATCTGGGCCAACAAGCGGGGTTGAAATCTACTGGAGCGCGGACCTTAATGGGAATGCAGCCAGCGCGCCAACCGTAAAGGAGGGGACAGTGTTTGTTGGAACAAACCAAGGAACTGGTTCCGATTCAGGCCATCGCTATGCGTTCGATGCACGAAACGGATCCAACGAGTGGACAGTCAAAGGCGGACCCGTCTGGACACCGCCAACCGTTGGCGAGGATGTCGTTTACTTCCAAGATCCTATTCTCACGGCAGTAAACATAGCAGATGGAAGTAAACTATGGGAGTTCAACACTCACACAGCCAGTACGACACCACTGTTGCTTGATAATGCCGTACTGACCGGCGGGATATATTCTGTCGATGCCCAGAGCGGCGACGAGAATTGGTATGAGTCCCTCGGCCGATCAGAGGGAATCGCATCCTACGCAGCGGTCAATGACCAAATTTACGCGTCGTCTCAGGAAGGTATTCAAGCCCTCAACCCGTCAGATGGATCCGTAAACTGGACGTACGAACTTGAGGATACCCAGAGCGTCACCGGTGTCGCAGTCAACAATGGGAGTATCTACGTCGGCACCGGCAGCACCTACACTGGTAGCGACCCAAAACTGTACAGCATCTCAACGAGTGATGGAACCGAAGAGTGGGTCGTAGAACCACCCGGGTACATTACGAACCAGATTACCGTTGCTGATGATCAGCTCTTCTATTACTGCAGACAACAGGCAATGATCGCAGCGACTAATGCCGGAGATGGGAGTCTCCAGTGGACCAAAGAACACGGAAGAGGACGCAGTCCGAACACAGTGCCCGTCGTTGTCGGTGACATCGTTTACGCTGCAATGGACGACACCCTGTACGCCTTCAGTACCGATGGGGTGGAACGGTTCTCAGTTGAAATCGGTGGAATCCTGAATACACCGACTGTCGCGGGTGATGGTATCTACGTCACCGATAGAAATGGGAAATTATACGCGCTGGCATAA
- a CDS encoding ArsR/SmtB family transcription factor, whose amino-acid sequence MADLASNPNADIDAEQAAAAFGSLADENRIAILLALWADDELAFADLQSAAGFEDSSRFNYHLRKLLGRFIEKEGDRYRLRAAGAKAIDVVVDERFASTSDPVDVAIDADCPNCTATLHARYENDDITVECPDCDCIVHLGYFPPRGRADRDPAAFLDAYAKRLWRDFTLAYEGVCPRCSGRTTTRVETDPDWYLDLPAVSECADCGVSIGTTIGLRLLADPAVVAFLWDHGDAVDGRPFWEFEFCIDDADAEVVSEEPFRVVVPIERGSEVLRVTVGETARVVETARVANRDALRE is encoded by the coding sequence ATGGCTGATCTGGCATCGAACCCGAACGCCGACATCGACGCCGAGCAGGCCGCCGCGGCCTTCGGCTCGCTTGCCGACGAGAACCGGATCGCAATTCTGCTGGCGCTGTGGGCCGACGACGAGCTGGCCTTCGCCGATCTCCAGTCGGCCGCCGGGTTCGAGGACTCCAGTCGCTTCAACTACCACCTCCGCAAACTCCTCGGCCGATTCATCGAGAAGGAGGGCGATCGCTACCGACTCCGGGCCGCCGGCGCGAAGGCGATCGACGTTGTCGTCGACGAGCGCTTTGCCAGCACATCAGACCCGGTCGACGTGGCGATCGACGCCGACTGCCCGAACTGCACGGCGACGCTGCACGCCCGCTACGAGAACGACGATATCACCGTCGAATGCCCCGACTGCGACTGTATCGTCCACTTGGGCTATTTCCCGCCCCGGGGACGCGCCGACCGCGACCCCGCGGCGTTTCTCGACGCCTACGCAAAGCGACTCTGGCGGGACTTCACGCTGGCCTACGAGGGCGTCTGTCCGCGCTGTAGCGGCCGAACGACGACCCGCGTCGAGACCGACCCGGACTGGTATCTCGATCTACCGGCCGTCAGCGAGTGTGCCGACTGCGGTGTCTCGATCGGGACGACGATCGGTCTTCGTTTGCTGGCCGACCCTGCCGTCGTCGCCTTCCTGTGGGACCACGGCGACGCCGTCGACGGGCGACCGTTCTGGGAGTTCGAGTTTTGCATCGACGACGCCGACGCCGAGGTGGTTTCGGAGGAGCCGTTCCGCGTGGTCGTGCCGATCGAGCGGGGCAGCGAGGTGTTGCGGGTGACGGTCGGCGAGACGGCGCGGGTCGTCGAGACGGCGCGTGTGGCGAATCGGGACGCCCTGCGGGAATGA
- a CDS encoding DUF6498-containing protein — protein sequence MIDSSDERSRLALASVLGINAVPVAGLVWLGWHASTLLVLYWFEAGVVLFRGAFEGLFAALPSGPAGRGHVFPFDELQSKRGSRRLVGWLPPVYPRNVPVVLNTLIVLALVWPLAGIGVYAVVVDGPLSPGSPWSVALAAGGIVLGHGATAVESLRAGRYERESAHSVLSQRHVVGLLASLLPGALWVDAADGSGRLGVWIGLTVIVCVKLAFDLYEWSASGSDGHRSRIAQLVSRVRADSIGETRSVETPDGEPVERLRTDARAVRLRGAALGAVYGVMPLSGIALAVATAATWLWLGPNAALLAAAVCLLPSVLAHALAQDVQFGHLEYRVYETDLVAYDRLLETPQWRVSLDNISNLRTASGLIDRKTSLDTGAVHVQRRDGDSERLAFLPDAERVADRLDAPPRSTDDDRAVHRRQS from the coding sequence GTGATTGACAGCTCGGACGAGCGCAGCCGCCTCGCACTGGCGAGCGTGCTCGGGATCAACGCCGTGCCGGTCGCCGGATTGGTCTGGCTGGGCTGGCACGCCTCGACGCTGCTCGTTCTCTACTGGTTCGAGGCCGGCGTCGTGCTTTTCCGGGGCGCGTTCGAGGGGCTGTTCGCTGCGCTGCCCTCGGGTCCGGCGGGCCGGGGACACGTCTTCCCCTTCGACGAGCTACAGTCCAAGCGCGGCTCACGTCGGCTCGTCGGCTGGCTGCCGCCGGTGTATCCCAGAAACGTGCCAGTGGTGCTCAACACGCTCATCGTGCTGGCACTGGTCTGGCCGCTCGCCGGGATCGGAGTGTACGCGGTCGTCGTCGACGGGCCACTCTCCCCGGGCAGTCCTTGGAGCGTCGCGCTGGCAGCCGGTGGGATCGTTCTCGGGCACGGTGCCACCGCGGTCGAGTCGCTCCGTGCGGGCCGATACGAACGCGAGTCCGCCCACTCGGTGCTCTCCCAGCGTCACGTCGTCGGCCTGCTGGCGTCGCTGCTGCCCGGTGCGCTGTGGGTCGACGCCGCGGACGGCTCCGGGCGCCTCGGGGTGTGGATCGGGCTGACTGTAATCGTCTGTGTGAAGCTCGCGTTCGATCTCTACGAGTGGTCGGCCAGCGGTTCCGACGGCCACCGCTCGCGGATCGCACAATTGGTGTCCCGCGTGCGCGCCGACAGTATCGGGGAGACGCGATCGGTCGAGACGCCAGACGGCGAACCGGTCGAACGGCTCCGGACGGACGCTCGCGCGGTGCGGCTCCGGGGTGCCGCGCTCGGCGCGGTCTACGGCGTCATGCCGCTGAGCGGCATCGCACTCGCGGTGGCGACGGCCGCCACGTGGCTGTGGTTGGGTCCCAACGCGGCACTCCTCGCTGCGGCCGTCTGCCTGCTCCCGTCGGTACTCGCCCACGCACTGGCCCAAGACGTGCAGTTCGGCCATCTGGAATATCGCGTCTACGAGACGGACCTCGTAGCGTACGATCGACTGCTTGAGACGCCCCAGTGGCGGGTATCGCTCGACAACATCTCGAACCTCCGTACTGCGTCGGGGCTTATCGACCGAAAGACCTCACTCGACACGGGAGCGGTTCACGTCCAGCGGCGTGACGGCGATTCCGAGCGACTGGCGTTCCTGCCGGACGCCGAACGCGTGGCTGACCGTCTCGACGCGCCACCCCGTTCGACCGACGACGACCGTGCGGTCCATCGCCGGCAGTCCTGA
- a CDS encoding alpha-amylase family glycosyl hydrolase, producing the protein MHHPGPPRFAAVGDDVELAPRSPDTDASEDYSWSVVEAPEGSEAALGDAAVEHLVPDEPGVYGVELDAPDGQHRLTVRAFAGERHPVRFEVDADEVAHEDADDVWVSSSFNEHVLGTIRASRDGDAFVYETELPPGEYKAIFVPDDNYEDAAFERRRVDGSDRPRISLDAAVEDGEVRFEATPLPGPTNDETAADLDVEFYVDDRDRASFEGDLAVDGTVATCDLDAVGDQLRVHAVAVGKRHSVADTAAVDADGAVDLPNDAPEWIRDATLYSIFTRSFTGEVDASFEAIEQRVPYLEWLGVDALWMTPIVEAYSPTVYTDGWEWGGPHGYDTLDYFDTASDLGTVEEFESLVETCHDHGVKVIFDLVINHTSRHHPASQFADAGMAEYREWYGFEDGEPAHYFNWRSIPNLNYDSLAVREHLLDVVDFWAEKVDGFRCDVAWGVPHGFWKEVRSRTKAGDEDFFLLDESIPRDPDAHELEFDVHYDTPLYHAFRDIGNGDEPASHLLDAMREDARQGFPPHAVQMRYVENHDEDRYVDECGRAAHEAAVAATFALPGMPMVYYGQETGMTHFREDMDWGGDEELTALHRDLIATRDDSELLRRGDLVDVEWSAPGDRAVAFAREHEGERVVVALNFGDEPVDVTLGEHVDDTDLVTGDAVPTDQENGETTVTVESFALLESEQ; encoded by the coding sequence ATGCACCATCCCGGACCGCCGCGGTTCGCCGCCGTCGGCGACGACGTAGAGCTTGCACCCCGATCGCCCGATACCGACGCTTCCGAGGACTACTCGTGGTCGGTCGTCGAGGCGCCAGAGGGCAGCGAGGCCGCGCTCGGCGACGCCGCCGTCGAACACCTCGTTCCGGACGAGCCGGGCGTCTACGGCGTCGAACTGGACGCGCCCGACGGCCAGCACCGGCTCACGGTGCGGGCGTTCGCCGGCGAGCGCCACCCCGTCCGGTTCGAGGTCGACGCCGACGAGGTCGCTCACGAAGATGCCGACGACGTGTGGGTCTCTTCGTCGTTCAACGAGCACGTCCTCGGGACCATTCGTGCGAGCCGCGACGGGGACGCGTTCGTCTACGAGACTGAACTGCCGCCGGGGGAGTACAAGGCGATCTTCGTCCCCGACGACAACTACGAGGACGCCGCCTTCGAGCGCCGCCGCGTCGACGGCTCCGACCGCCCCCGGATCTCGCTCGACGCCGCGGTCGAGGACGGCGAGGTTCGCTTCGAGGCGACGCCGTTGCCCGGCCCGACGAACGACGAGACGGCCGCCGATCTCGACGTGGAGTTCTACGTCGACGACCGCGATCGGGCGTCCTTCGAGGGCGACCTCGCTGTCGACGGCACCGTCGCAACCTGCGACCTCGACGCCGTCGGCGACCAGTTGCGCGTCCACGCCGTCGCGGTCGGAAAACGCCACTCGGTGGCCGATACCGCCGCGGTCGACGCCGACGGCGCGGTCGACCTGCCCAACGACGCCCCCGAGTGGATCCGGGATGCGACGCTGTACTCGATCTTCACGCGCTCGTTCACCGGCGAGGTCGACGCCTCCTTCGAGGCGATCGAGCAGCGCGTCCCCTATCTGGAGTGGCTCGGCGTCGACGCGCTCTGGATGACGCCGATCGTCGAGGCGTACAGTCCGACGGTCTACACCGACGGCTGGGAGTGGGGCGGCCCCCACGGCTACGACACGCTCGATTACTTCGACACGGCCTCGGACCTCGGAACGGTCGAAGAGTTCGAGTCGCTGGTCGAGACCTGCCACGACCACGGCGTGAAGGTGATCTTCGATCTGGTGATCAACCACACCTCCCGACACCACCCCGCGAGCCAGTTCGCCGACGCCGGCATGGCGGAGTACCGCGAGTGGTACGGCTTCGAGGACGGCGAACCGGCCCACTACTTCAACTGGCGGTCGATCCCGAATCTCAACTACGACTCGCTGGCGGTCCGAGAGCACCTGCTCGACGTGGTCGACTTCTGGGCCGAGAAGGTCGACGGCTTCCGCTGTGACGTGGCCTGGGGCGTTCCCCACGGGTTCTGGAAGGAGGTCCGGAGCCGGACGAAAGCCGGTGACGAGGACTTCTTCCTGCTCGACGAGTCGATCCCCCGCGACCCCGATGCACACGAACTGGAGTTCGACGTGCACTACGACACGCCGCTGTACCACGCCTTCCGCGACATCGGCAACGGTGACGAGCCAGCGAGTCACCTGCTCGACGCCATGCGCGAGGACGCCCGACAGGGGTTCCCGCCCCACGCCGTCCAGATGCGCTACGTCGAGAATCACGACGAGGACCGCTACGTCGACGAGTGCGGCCGGGCTGCCCACGAGGCCGCCGTCGCCGCGACGTTCGCGCTGCCGGGCATGCCGATGGTCTACTACGGCCAAGAGACGGGCATGACCCACTTCCGCGAGGACATGGATTGGGGCGGCGACGAGGAGCTGACGGCGCTGCACCGCGACCTGATCGCAACGCGCGACGACAGCGAACTGCTCCGACGCGGCGACCTCGTCGATGTCGAGTGGTCGGCGCCCGGTGACCGCGCCGTCGCGTTCGCCCGCGAACACGAGGGCGAGCGCGTCGTCGTCGCGCTCAACTTCGGCGACGAGCCGGTCGACGTGACCCTCGGCGAGCACGTCGACGACACCGATCTGGTGACCGGCGACGCCGTCCCGACCGACCAAGAGAACGGCGAGACGACCGTCACGGTCGAGAGCTTCGCGCTGCTCGAAAGCGAGCAGTAG
- a CDS encoding DUF7097 family protein — protein MEKTPEGTSVGVDDPYEHAGVCDHVTDDGRCRYAFEFPEHDPEFARERRADDFACPVAADDEDWNWADCPHFRSRNPDRECVRCGLAERRLAHDDERPLLEEHHLSYASAGETLSHEITVYLCRWCHAKVHESWARITDDVSPDAEALAEAEQRRSKEQDEFGFESAADRYGDE, from the coding sequence ATGGAGAAGACGCCGGAGGGCACGTCGGTCGGCGTCGACGACCCCTACGAGCACGCGGGAGTCTGCGACCACGTCACCGACGACGGCCGGTGTCGGTACGCCTTCGAGTTCCCCGAACACGATCCGGAGTTCGCCCGCGAGCGCCGGGCCGACGACTTCGCGTGTCCGGTGGCGGCCGACGACGAGGACTGGAACTGGGCCGACTGCCCGCACTTCCGGTCGCGCAACCCCGACCGCGAATGCGTCCGCTGCGGGCTGGCGGAACGCCGACTCGCCCACGACGACGAGCGGCCGTTGCTAGAAGAACACCACCTGTCCTACGCGTCGGCCGGCGAGACGCTCTCCCACGAGATCACGGTCTACCTCTGTCGGTGGTGTCACGCCAAGGTCCACGAGTCGTGGGCACGGATCACCGACGATGTCAGTCCGGACGCCGAAGCGCTCGCCGAGGCCGAGCAGCGCCGGAGCAAAGAACAGGACGAGTTCGGGTTCGAGTCGGCGGCCGACCGCTACGGCGACGAGTGA
- a CDS encoding HalOD1 output domain-containing protein: MSPPDGGCDEGYSYVEHSGESGDSAALVYDDDNEDAWIESDTMVSLGAETDGPAGTRYDAETGTYHVEYDWRDAMPLSMIVVMIVADLEGVAATDLDPLYDYLDPELLDRLFSPQEDGRLATGEMTFTYHDYEITVFRHGHIGVTPPAR, translated from the coding sequence ATGAGCCCACCAGATGGGGGATGCGACGAGGGGTACAGCTACGTCGAACACAGCGGCGAGTCCGGCGACAGCGCCGCGCTCGTCTACGACGACGACAACGAGGACGCTTGGATCGAGTCAGACACGATGGTCTCGCTGGGCGCCGAAACCGACGGGCCGGCCGGCACCCGCTACGACGCCGAGACGGGGACCTATCACGTCGAGTACGACTGGCGCGACGCGATGCCGCTGTCGATGATCGTCGTGATGATCGTCGCCGACCTCGAAGGCGTCGCGGCGACCGACCTCGATCCGCTGTACGACTATCTCGATCCGGAACTGCTCGACCGCCTGTTTAGTCCCCAAGAGGACGGTCGACTCGCCACCGGCGAAATGACCTTCACCTACCACGACTACGAGATCACGGTGTTTCGCCACGGCCACATCGGCGTCACGCCGCCCGCCCGCTGA
- a CDS encoding DUF7576 family protein, with the protein MTDVDERATDDARTGELCAYCAESIDTSEWHPVVARTENGEFELYPFCDEDCRDDWEESEP; encoded by the coding sequence GTGACCGACGTGGACGAACGAGCGACAGACGACGCACGCACGGGGGAACTCTGTGCGTACTGCGCGGAGAGCATCGACACGAGCGAGTGGCACCCAGTCGTCGCCCGGACGGAGAACGGCGAGTTCGAACTCTACCCGTTCTGCGACGAGGACTGCCGAGACGACTGGGAAGAATCTGAACCCTAA
- a CDS encoding HalOD1 output domain-containing protein yields the protein MTARTTDTGAAEWSQEDGSASDAVIRAIAEARGIDPLELEPIHDHIDLDAVDRLFASASSDGRLLVDVAGCRVRLQADGQVSATVLDEREQKDTE from the coding sequence ATGACCGCCCGCACCACGGACACCGGCGCTGCCGAGTGGTCGCAGGAGGACGGCAGCGCGAGCGACGCCGTGATCCGTGCCATCGCGGAGGCACGGGGAATCGACCCACTGGAGCTAGAGCCGATTCACGACCACATCGACCTCGACGCAGTCGATCGCCTGTTCGCGTCGGCCAGTTCGGACGGCAGACTGCTCGTCGATGTCGCCGGTTGCCGCGTTCGGCTGCAGGCCGACGGGCAGGTGAGCGCAACCGTCCTCGACGAGCGCGAACAGAAGGACACAGAATGA
- a CDS encoding DUF7576 family protein — translation MTVANANDKGRSPAQVDCDRCGATIERREWHPIRTDTIGGDLRIYAFCSEACRRAWNRPEQ, via the coding sequence GTGACCGTGGCAAATGCGAACGACAAGGGCCGATCGCCCGCTCAGGTTGACTGTGACCGCTGTGGCGCCACGATCGAACGCCGCGAGTGGCATCCGATTCGTACCGATACCATCGGCGGCGACCTCCGGATATACGCCTTCTGCAGCGAGGCGTGCCGGCGAGCGTGGAATCGACCGGAGCAGTGA